ATAGATACAATATAGATACTCAAAAGTTGGACTTTTCCACAGCCCATTTTTCACCAGCAGAAATTCAAAAGCAAAACCAGGATTTGGTGCACCATGCTAATGACTTCTTAACTGATGAAGACAGTGGCTTACCGGTTTTCTTAGAACCCGAAGCCGTGCAATTACTAAGTTTCTGGTGCCGCACTCCGCAACAAATGCGGCGCTTCATTGGCATTATCTTAAATGCTAAGTACCGAGTTGAAAAGGATCATCAAGATATTGGCGTCATAATCCCGCTTTACGACGAAGAACTAAAACCTTTGATGACTAAAGCCTTGAGACGCTACTTTAACGCCCTAAGAAGCAATGAAAAGCATATCAAGAACGTGGAAAACTACTTGTACGGCACCATGCAAAACCTATTTGGCGTTTGGTGGAATAAACAAGCGGCTAGAGAATATGCGGCCAAACACCCCGAAGAACAGAACACTGACAATGAGCGTTCTTGGAATTAAACGCCATATAAGCTCATTTAAGCCGTTTTAAGTGTTACATGCATAAATTATATTAAAATCGCTTTAAAATCGCTTAGAAGCAAAAATAGACACCTTGAGTGGCTGAATTGGCGCTTGGTGGAATAAACAAGCGGCTAGAGAATATGCGGCCAAACACCCTAACGATGAGTGTGCTTAAAACTAAAAAGCTATATAAGGCCGTTTAAGCTGTTTTAAACAGATAGAGCATAATTATATTAAACGAGTTTTAAAATGCGCTTACGGGCACTTTAGGAACGTTGTATAAGTGCCATTGCGGAAAGGACAGCAAACTTAAATTCACAACTTTTAAAGAAGCAGGCTAATTGAGATGGTACTCAAAGATTAGTATAATGTGAGTAGTAATAAAGGGGGGCGAGAAAATCATGGCAGTTAAGGAAAAGAAACGCGTACAAGTCCAGATTGACAAAGAATTGGCAGATAATACCGAAGCCGTTTTAAGCCAGTTAGGTCTAAACCCAACTACCGCGATCAATATGTTTTATAAGCGGATCGTAGCTGACGCAGCATTACCGTTTAAACCAGCCCTGAGCGAAGCCGAAAGAGCTAATTTAAGCCTTTTAAAGGCTACCAAAGAGACACCAGTAACAGAGTTCAAAGACGCTAAAGAAGTCGCTGATTGGCTCAATGATCCAGATGAGGACTAATGGCTTATCAGATTAAATAAATTAATAACTTGGAAGTGTGATGAACATGAAAGATACAATCACAATTAATGACTTTTTTGAAATTGCCAAAGAAACGGATTTAAAAGATTTACTTGATAAGTCATTACATGAACCAGATCCAGAAAAGCGCAAAGTATATGACGCTTTATATACCTACTTTTTAGATAAAAGGCAAGATGAGGTTATTAAGCGAAAGGACTTTGTCCGTTGATAGATAAACCCCAATATATAATTGTTGCTGGTATTAACGGAGCAGGAAAAAGTACGCTATACGATACATTTCCCATCTTGTTTGACAAAACAAAACGGATTAACGCTGATGAACTTTTAAGACAAATGGGTGGCGATTGGCATAAAGATAGTGACAACTTAAAAGCCATGAAAGAAGAAATCAAACAACTACACTATGCTTTAGATCACCAGCAAAGTATTCACGTAGAAACAACACTGGCAGGTAGAGGCAAAGCTCAACTCAATTTGATTGACAAAGCTCACAAAAATGGCTTTGAAGTGACTTTATTATATGTTGCTTTGCGAGATGAAAATTTAGCTATCCAAAGGGTCAACGAACGGGTACAAAAAGGTGGCCACGGTGTTCCAGTAGCAACGATCAAGAAACGTTATCAGCAATCCAAACATAATTTGCCATTAGTGGCCTTTAAATCTGATAAGGTCATGATCTATGATAATAGCGAAAAGTTTACCACTGTTTATGCAAGAGAGAAGGGACAAGTTTTTAAGAACGATTTGAGGCATTTTCCTTGGATAAACCAAAATATTACTTATCCAGAAAAGGTGAAAAAGCAGTTACAAAATTTTGCAGATCAAAACCCAGAAGTAAAGCCTAAAAATGATCCAGAAAATAAAAACGATCGGCCTAGTTATTAGGTTGATCGTTTTTTAATTTATTCGGTTTATGGGCGTTAACATAGTCAGCAAATATTTTTAAAAGTTCTTCGGTTTGTTCGACCGAGAGGTTATTAGCTTGAAAGTATTTTTCGAGCAAAGCCCCTTTTTGAATTAATCGGCGAGAACGGGCTTTGCGGGCTTGCCGATTTTCATAGTATTTAGATTGCCGTAATTTAAAATCTTCCCGCTCAATTTTTTGTTTTAAACGCGCTTGCTGTTCGACTAGTTTTTCATATTGATTAGACATGGAATTTCCCCATCTCGTATGGCTAATGATCTACGGACTTTACCTTTAAAAATTCAGAAAATTGCTTGGCTAAAAGCTTAATCTGATCGTTAGACAAATTAGCATAATCCAAATTGGCTTGACTGATGATTTGTTTACCTAGCCGTTGTTCAATCTTATTTTTTTCGTCCTTAATTTTTTGATTAAGGGCTTTTAATTTAGCTTCTTGTTTTTCTAAGTTACTTTGAGACATAACGATCCCTCCAATCATATTAGAAATAATCACCGACACTATATCATAAGGGAAACGTTAAGTCAAAGGATAAAAGTTGAAATAGCGAAGCGGAAGGCATACACTAAAAGTAAATTCAGGAGAATCAGCAGACCGAGTGAAACGAGGTCAATGCGCACTTACACACAACAACTAAAGTTGGTTGTGTTATTGTGCTAAACACTTGTATCAGAAGTCGCCGTTGGCGACAACAAAAGCAAACCCATAAACCTAAAGAAAGGTGGTGACCGACATGGCAATTTTTCACATGAGCTTTAGTAATATTAGTGCTGGAAAAGGAAGAAGTGCAATTGCTGGAGCGAGTTATCGAAGTGGCGAAAAATTATTCGATCAAAAAGAAGGTCGAAGTTATTTTTATGCTCGGTCGGTTATGCCAGAAAGCTTTATTTTGACACCAAAGAATGCGCCAGAATGGGCGAGTGATCGAGAGAAATTATGGAACGAAGTAGAAAGAAAAGACCGTCGAGCAAACTCACGGTACGCTAAAGAGTTTAACGTGGCTCTACCAGTTGAATTAAGTGAAGATGAACAGAAAGAATTATTGACAAAATATGTACAAGAAAATTTTGTTGATGAAGGTATGGTTGCTGATGTGGCAATTCATAGAGATCACCCAGATAATCCGCACGCTCATGTGATGTTAACTAACCGTCCATTTAACCCAGACGGAACGTGGGGATTGAAAAGTAAACGAGAAAACATATTAGACGAAAATGGGAACAAGACTTATACAGGAAATAGTCGTTTCCCAAGATCAAGAAAGGTGTGGTTAGTTGATTGGGATAAAAAAGAAAAAATCAATCAATGGCGGCACAATTGGGCGGTTAGTGTAAATCAAGTTTTAGAGCAAAAAAATATTCCCGATCGGATCAGCGAAAAATCATTTATCGAGGAGGGAATAGATGATACACCAACTCAACATGAGGGAATCAATAGTAAGCGGCATGAAAGAAAAGAATTTAACCAACAAGTTAAGGACTATCGCAAGACCAAAGCCAGTTATAAAAATAACCAAGAAAAAGTAATCAATAGAGGTCATTTAGATAGCCTAAGTAAACACTTCTCATTTAATGAAAAACGGGTAGTTAAAGAGTTAAGCCATGAACTGAAAACTTATATCAGTTTGGAGAACTTAGATGATAAGCGGCGCATGCTATTTAATTGGAAAAACAGTACCTTAATTAAGCACGCGGTTGGTGAAGATGTCACTAAGCAATTATTGACGATTAACCAACAAGAAAGTTCACTAAAAAAAGCAGATGAACTCTTAAATAAAGTGGTTGATCGCACGACTAAAAAACTTTATCCAGAGCTTAATTTTGAACAGACCACGCAAGCTGAAAGACGAGAATTAATTAAGGAAACCGATAGCGAACAAACAGTTTTCAAGGGTAGTGAATTAAACGAACGTTTAATGAACATTCGTGATGATTTGTTGACCCAACAATTATTGACCTTTACCAAACGGCCATACGTTGGCTGGAAGTTATTAATGCAACAGGAAAAGGAAGTCAAAATCGAACTGAAATATACGCTGATGATTCATGATGATAGCTTAGAAAGTCTAGAACACGTTGATCAAGGTCTACTAGAAAAGTATTCACCAACCGAACAGCAAAAGATTACTCGCGCAGTCAAAGATTTGCGAACAATCATGGCTGTTAAGCAAGTTATTCAAACGCAATACCATGAAGTATTGAAAAGAGCCTTTCCTAATGGTGATTTAGATGATCTTTCACTAGTTAAACAGGAACAGGCTTACACAGCCGTGATGTACTATGATCCAACTTTAAAGCCATTAAAAGTCGAAACAATGGAACAATGGCAAGCAAATCCACCACAGGTTTTCAGTACCCAAGAACATCAATTAGGGTTAGCTTATTTGTCGGGACAGCTTAGCTTAGATCAGTTAGAAAA
Above is a window of Companilactobacillus allii DNA encoding:
- the mobQ gene encoding MobQ family relaxase, encoding MAIFHMSFSNISAGKGRSAIAGASYRSGEKLFDQKEGRSYFYARSVMPESFILTPKNAPEWASDREKLWNEVERKDRRANSRYAKEFNVALPVELSEDEQKELLTKYVQENFVDEGMVADVAIHRDHPDNPHAHVMLTNRPFNPDGTWGLKSKRENILDENGNKTYTGNSRFPRSRKVWLVDWDKKEKINQWRHNWAVSVNQVLEQKNIPDRISEKSFIEEGIDDTPTQHEGINSKRHERKEFNQQVKDYRKTKASYKNNQEKVINRGHLDSLSKHFSFNEKRVVKELSHELKTYISLENLDDKRRMLFNWKNSTLIKHAVGEDVTKQLLTINQQESSLKKADELLNKVVDRTTKKLYPELNFEQTTQAERRELIKETDSEQTVFKGSELNERLMNIRDDLLTQQLLTFTKRPYVGWKLLMQQEKEVKIELKYTLMIHDDSLESLEHVDQGLLEKYSPTEQQKITRAVKDLRTIMAVKQVIQTQYHEVLKRAFPNGDLDDLSLVKQEQAYTAVMYYDPTLKPLKVETMEQWQANPPQVFSTQEHQLGLAYLSGQLSLDQLENHHLQRVLKHDGTKQLFFGECKVDPTIKNSQIEKIQKQLKEQQDKDDQYRKANIGHYQPLNYKPVSPDYYLKTAFSNAIMTALYARDEDYQRQKQERGLKETEWEMTKKQRQHQTRNRHEDGGMHL
- a CDS encoding zeta toxin family protein: MIDKPQYIIVAGINGAGKSTLYDTFPILFDKTKRINADELLRQMGGDWHKDSDNLKAMKEEIKQLHYALDHQQSIHVETTLAGRGKAQLNLIDKAHKNGFEVTLLYVALRDENLAIQRVNERVQKGGHGVPVATIKKRYQQSKHNLPLVAFKSDKVMIYDNSEKFTTVYAREKGQVFKNDLRHFPWINQNITYPEKVKKQLQNFADQNPEVKPKNDPENKNDRPSY
- a CDS encoding type II toxin-antitoxin system RelB/DinJ family antitoxin, whose product is MAVKEKKRVQVQIDKELADNTEAVLSQLGLNPTTAINMFYKRIVADAALPFKPALSEAERANLSLLKATKETPVTEFKDAKEVADWLNDPDED